GTAGAGGAAGGCCAGGAGGGTGAAGGCGAAGCGGCTGAGGTCTGCTCCCCGGAGGAGCTCATAGCTGAAACCCCCGATCAAAAAGAGGCCTAGGGCCACCTCCCGCCAGGGGACCTGGGGGAAGTGCCAGTGGAGCTGGGGTAGGGAGAGGAAGAAGAGAAAGATCCCACCTCCCAGGAGGAGGGGCAGGTTGAGGCCGATGCCCCGGCGGAGGAACATCCCTCTTAGCTCTAGGCTCCCCAGCCAAAGCACCAGGACCAGGGCGGGCAGGACCAGGGGAAGGCCGGCCCAAAGCACCAGAAGGAGGAGGGCCGCCCCTATCAGAGCGGAAAGCACCCGTGCGGGGAGGTCCTCCCGGGCTTCCTTCACCCCCCACCTCCGAGGGATGGCCGCAGGGTGGGGCGCACTAGCCCAGGATCTCCTGCTCCTTTTTCTCCAAGAGCCCGTCAGCCTTGGCGATGAACTCGTCGGTGATCTTCTGGATCTCCCCCTCGGCCCGCTTGGTGTCATCCTCGGAGAGGTGTAGCTCCTTGGAGAGTTTCCGGAGCTTTTCCAGGGCCTCGCGGCGGAGGTTGCGGATAGCCACGCGCCCCTCCTCGGCCATGTGGCGGGCCGTCTTCACCAGCTCCTTGCGCCTTTCCTCGGTGAGGGGGGGGATGTTGATGTAAAGGGCGTCCCCCCGGTTGGCTGGGTTCAGCCCCAGGTCAGAGTCGCGGATGGCCTTCTCGATGGCCTTGAGGGCGCTTTGGTCCCAGGACTGCACCACCAGGGTGCGGGCGTCGGGGGCGGTGACGGTGGCGATCTGGGAGAGGGGGACCTGGGCGCCGTAGTACTCCACCTTCAGGTGGAGGAGCAGGGCGGGGTTGGCCCGCCCGGTGCGCAGGCCCGCTAGGTTGTGCTCCAAGGCTTCCAGGCTCTTTTGCATGTGGGCCCGGGTTTCCGCGTAGAGGTCTTTCAGGGTCATGCTTCCCTCCTTCAGGCGTGGATCAGGGTGCCCACCTTTTCCCCCTGGATAATACCCACCAGGGCCCCCGGCTTGAAGATGTCAAAGACCACGATGGGAAGCCCGGCCTCCATGCACAGGGTGATGGCGGTGGTGTCCATGACCTGGAGGCCGCGGTTCAGCACCTCCAGGTAGGTGAGCTCGTCGAAGCGCACCGCGTTTGGGTTCTTACGGGGGTCGTCGGAGTAAACCCCGTCCACCTTGTTCTTGGCCATGAGGACGGCCTCGGCCCCCACCTCCAGGGCGCGGAGGGCGGCGGCGGTGTCCGTGGAGAAGAAGGGATTCCCCGTGCCTCCGCCGAAGATGACGATGCGTCCCTTTTCCAGGTGGCGCAGAGCCCGCCTGCGGATGTAGGGCTCGGCCACCTGGGTGATGGTGAGGGCGGTCTGGACCCGGGTGGGGATGCCTAGGGATTCCAGGGCGTCCTGCAGGGCCAGGGCGTTCATGACGGTGGCCAGCATGCCGATGTAGTCGGCGGTGGCCCGGTCCATGCCTACCCCCTGCCGGGCCCCCCGCCAGAGGTTCCCTGCCCCGATGACGATGGCCAGCTGCACCCCCGTCTCGTAAGCGGCCCGGATCTCCCGAGCCAAGGCCTTGGTGGCCTCGGGCTCAATTCCGAAGCCGTTTTGCGTCAGAAACTCGCCGGAAAGCTTGAGGAGAACCCGTTGGTACTTCATGGCTCTAGTAAAACCAGGGCCCTTGGCGGAAGGGCCCCGGTGTCCCACATGGCTTACGCCCCCAGCTCAAAGCGGCAGAAGCGCCGCACCACGATGTTCTCCCCGATCTTGGCGATGGCCTGCTGGAGGAGCTCCTTCACCTTCACCTTGTCGTCCTTGACAAAAGGCTGCTCCAGGAGGGCCACCTCCTCCAGGTACTTCTTCAGGCGGCCCTCGGCGATTTTCTCGGCGATCTGCTGGGCTTTCCCCTCGTTTAGGGCGGCCTGGATGTAGGTCTGCCGCTCCTTCTCCAGCTCCTCCGCGGGGATTTCCTCGGCGGCGACGTAGCGGGGGTTCATCATGGCGATGTGCATGGCCAGGTCCTTGGCCAGGTTTTGGAAGATCTCGTTGCGGGCCACGAAGTCCGTCTCGCAGTTGAGCTCCACCAGGACCCCCACCCGCTGGTTGTGGTGGATGTAGTGGCCGATGATCCCCTCCCGGGCTTCCCGCTCCGCCTTCTTGGCCGCCTTCATGGCTCCCCGCTCCCTTAGG
Above is a genomic segment from Thermus thermamylovorans containing:
- the frr gene encoding ribosome recycling factor, encoding MTLKDLYAETRAHMQKSLEALEHNLAGLRTGRANPALLLHLKVEYYGAQVPLSQIATVTAPDARTLVVQSWDQSALKAIEKAIRDSDLGLNPANRGDALYINIPPLTEERRKELVKTARHMAEEGRVAIRNLRREALEKLRKLSKELHLSEDDTKRAEGEIQKITDEFIAKADGLLEKKEQEILG
- the pyrH gene encoding UMP kinase — encoded protein: MKYQRVLLKLSGEFLTQNGFGIEPEATKALAREIRAAYETGVQLAIVIGAGNLWRGARQGVGMDRATADYIGMLATVMNALALQDALESLGIPTRVQTALTITQVAEPYIRRRALRHLEKGRIVIFGGGTGNPFFSTDTAAALRALEVGAEAVLMAKNKVDGVYSDDPRKNPNAVRFDELTYLEVLNRGLQVMDTTAITLCMEAGLPIVVFDIFKPGALVGIIQGEKVGTLIHA
- the tsf gene encoding translation elongation factor Ts: MSQTELIKKLREATGAGMMDVKKALEDAGWNEEKAVQLLRERGAMKAAKKAEREAREGIIGHYIHHNQRVGVLVELNCETDFVARNEIFQNLAKDLAMHIAMMNPRYVAAEEIPAEELEKERQTYIQAALNEGKAQQIAEKIAEGRLKKYLEEVALLEQPFVKDDKVKVKELLQQAIAKIGENIVVRRFCRFELGA